The Caloenas nicobarica isolate bCalNic1 chromosome 30, bCalNic1.hap1, whole genome shotgun sequence genome contains a region encoding:
- the LOC135999864 gene encoding olfactory receptor 14J1-like, with product MYFFLLNLALLDLGSISITVPKSMASSLQDSRDISYMGCAAQVFFFSFLITAEYSVLTIMSYDRYVAICKPLHYGTLLGSRACVHMAAAAWATGFLTALLHTANTFSLPLCKGNALDQFFSEIPQILKLSCSDAYIRELGLIVVSGFLVFMCFVFIVLSYVQIFRAVLRIPSEQGRHKAFSTCLPHLAVVSLFVSTAIFAHLKSPSISSPSLDLVVSVLYSLVPPAVNPLIYSMRNQELKGALWKLMAGCFSKRINYASSSL from the coding sequence atgtacttcttcctgcttaacctcgccctcctcgacctgggctccatctccatcactgtccccaaatccatggccagttctctgcaggacagcagggacatctccTATATGGGATGTGCTGcgcaggtttttttcttttcctttttgatcaCAGCAGAATATTCCgtcctcaccatcatgtcctatgaccgctacgttgccatctgcaaacccctgcactacgggaccctcctgggcagcagagcttgtgtccacatggcagcagctgcctgggccactgggtttctcactgctctgctgcacacggccaatacattttcactgccactgtgcaagggcaatgccctggaccagttcttctctgaaatcccccagatcctcaagctctcctgctcgGATGCCTACatcagggaacttgggcttattgtTGTTAGTGGCTTTCtagtttttatgtgttttgtgttcatcgtgctgtcctatgtgcagatcttcagggccgtgctgaggatcccctctgagcagggacggcacaaagccttttccacgtgcctccctcacctggccgtggtctccctgtttgtcagcactgccatatttgcccacctgaagtccccctccatctcctccccatcactggatctggtggtgtctgttctgtactctttggtgcctccagcagtgaaccccctcatctacagcatgaggaaccaggagctcaagggtgctcTGTGGAAACTAATGGcgggatgcttttcaaaaagaataaactacGCGTCATCTTCTCTTTAA